In Paludibaculum fermentans, the genomic stretch GTGGCGAATGGCCAGGACCGAGGATCTGCGCCACTCCTCGATCTCCTCCGGCTCGCTGGCTGCGCCGGGGCTCGTCGTCACTGGGACGGGCCCGGTCAGGTCATACTTCAGCCACAGCCATACAAACAAAGCCCAATAGACGGGTCCGGCGACGAACAGGCCCGAGAACAGAAAGAGGCTCGTACTCGGATGCCTCATCACATGCCATGCCTCAATGCCCGCCAGCACGCCAATCACCAACAGGAAAATAAACAGCGCTCGCTTGATCACCAGGTTTCGCATCATCGTCCCTTTCGATCGACCGTTGCACTTCTGCCTCTCTTGGATGCGTCCAGTATGCGGCGAGCAGCAGGCAAGGTCCTATCCCGTCCGGAGAGTATCTTTGGCCCCGTTGACAGAGGGGATTTGCCCGGCGCCTCCTCACTGGAGGGGGTCAACCTGCGCGTGGGCCGCAGCCATGGCATCATAGGGAAAATGTCCAAACTTAAGGATCTGCAACGCGAATTGGGCTTCAATACGCGAGCTCTCCACGCCGGGTACGACCCTGACCCGTCCACGAAGGCGCGCGCCGTACCGATCTACCAGACCACGTCGTTCACGTTCGACGATTCGGCCGACGCGGCCCAATTGTTCGCACTGCAAAAGTTCGGCAACATCTATACGCGCATCATGAACCCGACCACCGACGTGCTGGAGAAGCGCGTGGCGTCGCTGGAGAATGGCGCGGCCGCATTGGCCGTGGCGTCGGGGCAATCCGCCCAGTTCCTGGCGCTGAATTCGTTGCTGCAGGCCGGCGATCACTTCGTCTCCTCCAGTACGCTGTACGGTGGCACGTACACGCAGTTCGACGTCACGTTCCGGCGCATGGGTGTCGATGTGACGTTCGTTGAGCCCGACGATCCGGAAAACTTCCGCAAGGCCATTACACCCAAGACGCGCGCCATCTATGGCGAGACGTTGTCGAATCCGCGCGGCAACGTGCTGGACATCGAAGCCGTGGCGAAGATCGCGGCCGATGCCGGCCTGCCGTTCCTGATCGACAACACCTTTGCTTCGCCCTATCTCTGCCGTCCCATCGACTGGGGTGCCAACATCGTCCTGCACTCGCTCACCAAGTTCATTGGCGGTCATGGCACGTCCATTGGCGGCATCATTGTCGACGGCGCGAAGTTCGACTGGTCGAAGGGTCCGTTCCCGATGATCAACCAGCCCTCGCCGGCCTATCACGGGATGAACTTCGCTGAAGTCTTCGGCGCCATCGCCTTCATCCTCAAGACCCGTGTGGAAGGACTGCGCGACCTGGGGCCGGCGCTGAGCCCGTTCAACTCGTTCCTGTTCCTGCAGGGGATCGAGACGCTGGGCATGCGTATGGATCACCATGTGCACAACGCGCAGGTAGTGGCGGAATGGCTGGAGGAGCACTCCTCCGTGGCCTGGGTGAAGTACGCCGGGCTGAAGTCCAGCCCGTACAATGCCCTGGCGAAGAAATATATGCCCAAGGGCGCCGGCGCGGTGTTCAGCTTCGGCATCAAGGGCGGCTACGACGCGGGCGTGAAGTTCGTCAATAACCTGAAGGTGTTCTCGCACCTGGCGAACGTCGGCGACGCGCGGTCGCTGGTGATTCACCCTTCGTCCACCACGCACCAGCAGCTTTCGCCGGAGCAGCAGGCGGCGGCTGGTGTGACGGGCGACCTGATCCGTCTGTCGGTCGGCTTGGAGGATCTGGAGGATCTCCTGTGGGATCTCGGCCAGGCCCTCGAAGCCTCGCAGCAGTAGTTTTCGACGACGTTTGGCTTGACCGCCTTACTCCTGCCTCAGCGCCGACATGGGATCCACCCGTGCCGCGCGCCAGGCGGGCAGGATGCAGGCCGCCATGGCGACGCTGAGGAACAACGCGCTCACGCTAAACAACGTGAGCGCGTCCATTGCAGAGGTCGCGAAGAGCATGGATTGCAGGAACCGCGCCAGGGCCAGCGCGCCCACGAAGCCGGCGCCCAAACCTGCCAGCACGGGCAGAGAGCCGCCTCCCACCACGAGCCGCATCAGGTCGCCGCGAGTTGCTCCCATTGCTGCGCGGATCCCCATCTCCTGCGTGCGCCGGGCCGTCACGAACGAGAGGACTCCGTAGATGCCCGCGCACGCCAGCAGTAATGCCAGCACGGCGAAACCGCCCAGCAGCAGCGCCGGCAGACGGCGGTCCATCACCGTTTCCTCCTTCATTTGTGCGACCGTCATGGGCCGGTCCAGCACCTGATTCCTGTCGACGCGCCAGACGGCAGCCTGCAGCGACTTGATCAGAGCCGATGGATCGCCGCTGCCGCGGGCAACCACGCCAAGGCCGATTACGGGCACTTGGGCGAAGGCCGCATAGCAGCCGTCATCGGTGGCGGTGTCGAGGCCATTGCTTTTCTCGCTGCTCACCACGCCGACAATCTCCCAGGAGACCTCCTCGCCGATTTCGCGGCGCGAGGGCAGCAGACGGTTGGCGACGATACGTTGGCCAATCGGGTTCTGGCCCTTCATGTAACTGCGCACGAACGAATCGTTCACGACAATCACCGGCGGGCCTCCAGCGACGTCCTGCTCAGTCAGGACGCGGCCGGCGATGAGGCGCAGGCGCAAGGCGGGGAAGTAGCCGGGCGTGACGACCTTGAATCCAATCGAGCGGTTCTCGCGGGCTTTGCCCGGGAAGTGGAAGGGCATTCCGTCGCCCCAGCCCTGCAAGGGCAGGGCACTGGCCAGGGCGGCCTCCTGGATTCCGGGCAGGCTGCGCGCCTCTTCCACAAGCTGGTTCGCATAACGAATCAGTTGTTCCGCCTCTGGTTTCCCCTGCCGGTCCTGGGGCAGGTAGCCGGCCACCACTCCGGTTTCATCGAAGCCGACGTCGACATTCAGCAGCCGGTGCAAGCTGCGCATCAGCAGGCCGCCGCCCGTGAGCAGGATAAACGCCATGGCCACCTGAACGGCGACAAACCACTGCCGGGCCAAGAACTTGCCGCGGCTGGCCGAGCCGCCGCGTCCGCCTTCCTTCAACGCTTCCGCCGCACTGCCGCGAGCTGCCTGAATCGCAGGCGCCAGGCCGAACGCCATGCCGGTGAGAACGGTGGCAGCGGCCAGGAACAGCAGGACGCGCCCGTCCAGCGCAATGCTGGATTCGTTGGGGAAGTAGTAGGGCGGCAGCACGCTCTGGATCCATCTCAGCAGCCCCGCGCCCAGACCGACGCCGAGCAGGGCGCCGACCGAAGACAGCAACAGGCTCTCCGTCAGCAGCATGCGGACCATGCGGCCGCGGCCCGCGCCCAGGGCCATGCGGAGCGCGATTTCTCTTGAGCGTAGTGTCGAGCGCGCCATCAGCAGGTTCGCCAGATTCGCACAGCCGATGAGCAGGACGGCCAGCACCGCGGACATCAGGATCACCAGCG encodes the following:
- a CDS encoding O-acetylhomoserine aminocarboxypropyltransferase/cysteine synthase family protein, whose amino-acid sequence is MSKLKDLQRELGFNTRALHAGYDPDPSTKARAVPIYQTTSFTFDDSADAAQLFALQKFGNIYTRIMNPTTDVLEKRVASLENGAAALAVASGQSAQFLALNSLLQAGDHFVSSSTLYGGTYTQFDVTFRRMGVDVTFVEPDDPENFRKAITPKTRAIYGETLSNPRGNVLDIEAVAKIAADAGLPFLIDNTFASPYLCRPIDWGANIVLHSLTKFIGGHGTSIGGIIVDGAKFDWSKGPFPMINQPSPAYHGMNFAEVFGAIAFILKTRVEGLRDLGPALSPFNSFLFLQGIETLGMRMDHHVHNAQVVAEWLEEHSSVAWVKYAGLKSSPYNALAKKYMPKGAGAVFSFGIKGGYDAGVKFVNNLKVFSHLANVGDARSLVIHPSSTTHQQLSPEQQAAAGVTGDLIRLSVGLEDLEDLLWDLGQALEASQQ
- a CDS encoding ABC transporter permease, with translation MSWTSRTRALLSGLLRRRQVEDDLDEEVRTYFEIHVERRMGKGQSREAALRATRLEYEGLEQVKEKVRDARMGSSIETLLQDLRYAARVLRKSPGFTFFAVLTIALALGANAAIFSLVDGVLLKPSSYPEPERIVQIWEKPPGYQRNGVSGGNFRDWAKQSHSFEAMAALTDGSMSFTGGGEPRSLHAQTVSAPYFDVFGARAALGRTFAREEDEPGKDKVVVLTNRLWQGVFGGEPGVVGRQVSLNGSSYTVIGVLPGGTEYDRGWPDLFVPLVLAPDAARNYHYLRVVARLRAGVSIEQARSEMETLATHIADLYPAVGKTGWSATVDRYLDRLVGQQMRSTLVILMSAVLAVLLIGCANLANLLMARSTLRSREIALRMALGAGRGRMVRMLLTESLLLSSVGALLGVGLGAGLLRWIQSVLPPYYFPNESSIALDGRVLLFLAAATVLTGMAFGLAPAIQAARGSAAEALKEGGRGGSASRGKFLARQWFVAVQVAMAFILLTGGGLLMRSLHRLLNVDVGFDETGVVAGYLPQDRQGKPEAEQLIRYANQLVEEARSLPGIQEAALASALPLQGWGDGMPFHFPGKARENRSIGFKVVTPGYFPALRLRLIAGRVLTEQDVAGGPPVIVVNDSFVRSYMKGQNPIGQRIVANRLLPSRREIGEEVSWEIVGVVSSEKSNGLDTATDDGCYAAFAQVPVIGLGVVARGSGDPSALIKSLQAAVWRVDRNQVLDRPMTVAQMKEETVMDRRLPALLLGGFAVLALLLACAGIYGVLSFVTARRTQEMGIRAAMGATRGDLMRLVVGGGSLPVLAGLGAGFVGALALARFLQSMLFATSAMDALTLFSVSALFLSVAMAACILPAWRAARVDPMSALRQE